In one Oryza glaberrima chromosome 2, OglaRS2, whole genome shotgun sequence genomic region, the following are encoded:
- the LOC127761869 gene encoding uncharacterized protein LOC127761869 isoform X1 yields MATAEKKRPRSSSGGGGGGGVEKRPSRKQILGRKKAVEELIRKAVAVKDHLAQFPDFHKYQRNGLLVYLESGHGNQLPLSTRKYIQNLLKVNMEGQYGPEWPSEEKIKRREMVAPEARYIFVRQSSNAITTQNIMKQDSGLEFTHEACNEDRLIGFVHYRFVLEEDVPVVYVYELQMVPSAQGKGLGKFLMELIELIACKHEGSADFDGVYMQSQMGAVMLTVQKANNLAMAFYKKLRYVISSTSPSRVDPLCLQIGLEKNYEILCKACESEAKSKLEEGN; encoded by the exons ATGGCGACGGCGGAGAAAAAGAGGCCtcggagcagcagcggcggcggcggcggcggcggcgtggagaagAGGCCGAGCAGGAAGCAG ATATTGGGGAGAAAGAAGGCTGTTGAAGAACTTATCAGGAAAGCTGTAGCCGTGAAGGATCATCTAGCGCAATTTCCTGATTTTCATAAGTATCAGAGAAATG GTCTTTTGGTCTACTTGGAGTCTGGACATGGAAATCAACTTCCATTATCAACAAGGAAGTACATCCAAAATCTTCTCAAG GTTAACATGGAGGGACAATATGGGCCAGAATGGCCTTCAGAAGAGAAAATTAAGCGCCGGGAAATGGTTGCCCCAGAAGCACGATATATCTTTGTCCGGCAATCTTCAAATGCCATTACCACCCAAAATATTATGAAGCAAGATTCCGGGCTAGAATTTACACATGAAGCATGTAATGAAGATCGCTTGATTGGTTTTGTACACTACAGATTTGTTTTGGAAGAAGATGTTCCTGTTGTTTATGTCTATGAGTTACAGATGGTGCCTTCTGCACAGGGGAAGGGGCTGGGAAAATTTCTAATGGAATTGATTGAACTTATAGCTTGTAAG CATGAAGGATCAGCTGATTTTGATGGCGTGTACATGCAGAGCCAAATGGGAGCAGTGATGCTAACTGTTCAGAAAGCTAACAACCTTGCTATGGCTTTCTACAAGAAGTTGAG ATATGTAATATCCAGTACTTCGCCATCACGAGTAGATCCACTG TGTCTACAGATTGGGCTTGAAAAAAACTATGAGATTTTGTGCAAGGCATGTGAATCTGAAGCTAAGTCCAAATTAGAG GAAGGCAACTGA
- the LOC127761869 gene encoding uncharacterized protein LOC127761869 isoform X2 — protein MATAEKKRPRSSSGGGGGGGVEKRPSRKQILGRKKAVEELIRKAVAVKDHLAQFPDFHKYQRNGLLVYLESGHGNQLPLSTRKYIQNLLKVNMEGQYGPEWPSEEKIKRREMVAPEARYIFVRQSSNAITTQNIMKQDSGLEFTHEACNEDRLIGFVHYRFVLEEDVPVVYVYELQMVPSAQGKGLGKFLMELIELIACKHEGSADFDGVYMQSQMGAVMLTVQKANNLAMAFYKKLRYVISSTSPSRVDPLIGLEKNYEILCKACESEAKSKLEEGN, from the exons ATGGCGACGGCGGAGAAAAAGAGGCCtcggagcagcagcggcggcggcggcggcggcggcgtggagaagAGGCCGAGCAGGAAGCAG ATATTGGGGAGAAAGAAGGCTGTTGAAGAACTTATCAGGAAAGCTGTAGCCGTGAAGGATCATCTAGCGCAATTTCCTGATTTTCATAAGTATCAGAGAAATG GTCTTTTGGTCTACTTGGAGTCTGGACATGGAAATCAACTTCCATTATCAACAAGGAAGTACATCCAAAATCTTCTCAAG GTTAACATGGAGGGACAATATGGGCCAGAATGGCCTTCAGAAGAGAAAATTAAGCGCCGGGAAATGGTTGCCCCAGAAGCACGATATATCTTTGTCCGGCAATCTTCAAATGCCATTACCACCCAAAATATTATGAAGCAAGATTCCGGGCTAGAATTTACACATGAAGCATGTAATGAAGATCGCTTGATTGGTTTTGTACACTACAGATTTGTTTTGGAAGAAGATGTTCCTGTTGTTTATGTCTATGAGTTACAGATGGTGCCTTCTGCACAGGGGAAGGGGCTGGGAAAATTTCTAATGGAATTGATTGAACTTATAGCTTGTAAG CATGAAGGATCAGCTGATTTTGATGGCGTGTACATGCAGAGCCAAATGGGAGCAGTGATGCTAACTGTTCAGAAAGCTAACAACCTTGCTATGGCTTTCTACAAGAAGTTGAG ATATGTAATATCCAGTACTTCGCCATCACGAGTAGATCCACTG ATTGGGCTTGAAAAAAACTATGAGATTTTGTGCAAGGCATGTGAATCTGAAGCTAAGTCCAAATTAGAG GAAGGCAACTGA
- the LOC127761869 gene encoding uncharacterized protein LOC127761869 isoform X4, with amino-acid sequence MATAEKKRPRSSSGGGGGGGVEKRPSRKQILGRKKAVEELIRKAVAVKDHLAQFPDFHKYQRNGLLVYLESGHGNQLPLSTRKYIQNLLKVNMEGQYGPEWPSEEKIKRREMVAPEARYIFVRQSSNAITTQNIMKQDSGLEFTHEACNEDRLIGFVHYRFVLEEDVPVVYVYELQMVPSAQGKGLGKFLMELIELIACKSQMGAVMLTVQKANNLAMAFYKKLRYVISSTSPSRVDPLIGLEKNYEILCKACESEAKSKLEEGN; translated from the exons ATGGCGACGGCGGAGAAAAAGAGGCCtcggagcagcagcggcggcggcggcggcggcggcgtggagaagAGGCCGAGCAGGAAGCAG ATATTGGGGAGAAAGAAGGCTGTTGAAGAACTTATCAGGAAAGCTGTAGCCGTGAAGGATCATCTAGCGCAATTTCCTGATTTTCATAAGTATCAGAGAAATG GTCTTTTGGTCTACTTGGAGTCTGGACATGGAAATCAACTTCCATTATCAACAAGGAAGTACATCCAAAATCTTCTCAAG GTTAACATGGAGGGACAATATGGGCCAGAATGGCCTTCAGAAGAGAAAATTAAGCGCCGGGAAATGGTTGCCCCAGAAGCACGATATATCTTTGTCCGGCAATCTTCAAATGCCATTACCACCCAAAATATTATGAAGCAAGATTCCGGGCTAGAATTTACACATGAAGCATGTAATGAAGATCGCTTGATTGGTTTTGTACACTACAGATTTGTTTTGGAAGAAGATGTTCCTGTTGTTTATGTCTATGAGTTACAGATGGTGCCTTCTGCACAGGGGAAGGGGCTGGGAAAATTTCTAATGGAATTGATTGAACTTATAGCTTGTAAG AGCCAAATGGGAGCAGTGATGCTAACTGTTCAGAAAGCTAACAACCTTGCTATGGCTTTCTACAAGAAGTTGAG ATATGTAATATCCAGTACTTCGCCATCACGAGTAGATCCACTG ATTGGGCTTGAAAAAAACTATGAGATTTTGTGCAAGGCATGTGAATCTGAAGCTAAGTCCAAATTAGAG GAAGGCAACTGA
- the LOC127761809 gene encoding uncharacterized protein LOC127761809, with amino-acid sequence MLSTSNRSLSLPLTPVCTTFAGGEEDGAFTEKQRKYPIKMRRRICASCGLRRTEHRADAGVGDEHHLPPRKRLLLRRGCAKEEEPQPEPEEEVETWSGDAIIVTRGKRAPRKKRDNAP; translated from the coding sequence ATGTTGAGCACGAGCAACAGGTCGCTCTCGCTTCCTTTGACCCCTGTGTGCACGACGTtcgccggtggcgaggaggacggcgcgtTCACGGAGAAACAGCGCAAGTATCCCATCAAGATGAGGCGGCGCATATGCGCGAGCTGCGGGCTGCGCCGCACGGAGcaccgcgccgacgccggcgtcggggacgagcaccacctgccgccgcgCAAGCGTCTCCTGCTCAGGCGCGGATGTGCAAAAGAGGAGGAGCcgcagccggagccggaggaggaggtggagaccTGGAGCGGCGACGCGATCATCGTCACAAGGGGGAAGAGAGCCCCGCGGAAGAAGCGCGACAACGCGCCTTGA
- the LOC127762392 gene encoding uncharacterized protein LOC127762392 isoform X2 — MALDNYHSYYVDDHFVLPPPPPPQLDWDWDQLQLHTLGGGGGDAAQDGIHGAFLPAMRLESPESSSSEASSGYLQDAVAHWSDRCNKRQRMAEAAAPPRRPAAAAANEDLHCLLQSFWDSSSSGGEGGLMHDLNIMIPESGSFVSGDEDNASGWEQEQRGPISAAAAAAATSAVQVPAAQGGGGGEAADPILHNHNSSPATSRTTTGQGAAQQLQLQKATSAAGADHAAAAAGRPGRRGNYSCEEHVFVGKQQQQPSPSSRAASASSPRRSSSLTGKEKRDTGVLYPFAVVKPLGLEGGGAATLNDVNQRILKRPARPVRHPVGQFACSPAVYAHGLGLSGKAVVSLTRIRTAGKGTITIIRTRG; from the exons ATGGCCCTAGACAACTACCACTCCTACTACGTCGACGACCACTTcgtgctgcctcctcctcctcctcctcagctggattgggattgggatcaGCTACAGCTGCACAcacttggaggaggaggaggagacgccgcCCAAGATGGCATTCATGGCGCCTTTCTTCCGGCCATGC GTTTGGAGTCgccggagtcgtcgtcgtcggaggcgtCCAGTGGCTACCTGCAAGACGCCGTCGCGCACTGGAGCGACCGTTGCAATAAGCGGCAGaggatggcggaggcggcggcgccgcctcgacggccagcggcggcggcggcgaacgaggACCTGCACTGCCTTCTTCAG AGCTTCTGGGAttccagcagcagcggcggcgaggggggtcTCATGCATGATTTGAATATCATGATCCCGGAGAGCGGCAGTTTTGTCTCAG GAGATGAGGACAACGCATCGGGTTGGGAGCAGGAGCAGAGGGGCCCGAtcagcgcagcagcagcagcagcagcaacatcagCAGTGCAGGTGCCAGCGgcgcagggaggaggaggaggagaggcagcTGATCCCATCCTCCACAACCACAACTCCTCGCCCGCCACCTCTCGCACCACCACCGGGCAAGGCGCTGCGCAGCAACTGCAGCTGCAAAAGGCAACTAGTGCAGCAGGCGCGGACcacgcagcggcagcggcagggcgGCCAGGGCGCCGCGGCAATTACTCCTGCGAGGAGCACGTCTTCGTGGgcaaacagcagcagcagccatcgccgtcctctcgtgccgcctccgcgtcgtcgCCTCGTCGCTCCTCGTCGCTgacag GGAAGGAGAAGAGGGACACGGGCGTGCTGTACCCGTTTGCAGTTGTCAAGCCGCTGGGGttagaaggcggcggcgcggcgacgctgAACGACGTCAACCAGAGGATCCTGAAGCGGCCAGCCAGGCCGGTCCGGCACCCAGTCGGCCAGTTCGCGTGCAGCCCTGCTGTGTACGCTCATGGACTAGGCCTGTCCGGCAAAGCAGTTGTTAGCCTGACAAGGATCAGGACGGCAGGAAAGGGCACCATAACCATCATCAGAACGAGAGGGTGA
- the LOC127762392 gene encoding uncharacterized protein LOC127762392 isoform X1, translating to MALDNYHSYYVDDHFVLPPPPPPQLDWDWDQLQLHTLGGGGGDAAQDGIHGAFLPAMLGLESPESSSSEASSGYLQDAVAHWSDRCNKRQRMAEAAAPPRRPAAAAANEDLHCLLQSFWDSSSSGGEGGLMHDLNIMIPESGSFVSGDEDNASGWEQEQRGPISAAAAAAATSAVQVPAAQGGGGGEAADPILHNHNSSPATSRTTTGQGAAQQLQLQKATSAAGADHAAAAAGRPGRRGNYSCEEHVFVGKQQQQPSPSSRAASASSPRRSSSLTGKEKRDTGVLYPFAVVKPLGLEGGGAATLNDVNQRILKRPARPVRHPVGQFACSPAVYAHGLGLSGKAVVSLTRIRTAGKGTITIIRTRG from the exons ATGGCCCTAGACAACTACCACTCCTACTACGTCGACGACCACTTcgtgctgcctcctcctcctcctcctcagctggattgggattgggatcaGCTACAGCTGCACAcacttggaggaggaggaggagacgccgcCCAAGATGGCATTCATGGCGCCTTTCTTCCGGCCATGC TAGGTTTGGAGTCgccggagtcgtcgtcgtcggaggcgtCCAGTGGCTACCTGCAAGACGCCGTCGCGCACTGGAGCGACCGTTGCAATAAGCGGCAGaggatggcggaggcggcggcgccgcctcgacggccagcggcggcggcggcgaacgaggACCTGCACTGCCTTCTTCAG AGCTTCTGGGAttccagcagcagcggcggcgaggggggtcTCATGCATGATTTGAATATCATGATCCCGGAGAGCGGCAGTTTTGTCTCAG GAGATGAGGACAACGCATCGGGTTGGGAGCAGGAGCAGAGGGGCCCGAtcagcgcagcagcagcagcagcagcaacatcagCAGTGCAGGTGCCAGCGgcgcagggaggaggaggaggagaggcagcTGATCCCATCCTCCACAACCACAACTCCTCGCCCGCCACCTCTCGCACCACCACCGGGCAAGGCGCTGCGCAGCAACTGCAGCTGCAAAAGGCAACTAGTGCAGCAGGCGCGGACcacgcagcggcagcggcagggcgGCCAGGGCGCCGCGGCAATTACTCCTGCGAGGAGCACGTCTTCGTGGgcaaacagcagcagcagccatcgccgtcctctcgtgccgcctccgcgtcgtcgCCTCGTCGCTCCTCGTCGCTgacag GGAAGGAGAAGAGGGACACGGGCGTGCTGTACCCGTTTGCAGTTGTCAAGCCGCTGGGGttagaaggcggcggcgcggcgacgctgAACGACGTCAACCAGAGGATCCTGAAGCGGCCAGCCAGGCCGGTCCGGCACCCAGTCGGCCAGTTCGCGTGCAGCCCTGCTGTGTACGCTCATGGACTAGGCCTGTCCGGCAAAGCAGTTGTTAGCCTGACAAGGATCAGGACGGCAGGAAAGGGCACCATAACCATCATCAGAACGAGAGGGTGA
- the LOC127761869 gene encoding uncharacterized protein LOC127761869 isoform X3: MATAEKKRPRSSSGGGGGGGVEKRPSRKQILGRKKAVEELIRKAVAVKDHLAQFPDFHKYQRNGLLVYLESGHGNQLPLSTRKYIQNLLKVNMEGQYGPEWPSEEKIKRREMVAPEARYIFVRQSSNAITTQNIMKQDSGLEFTHEACNEDRLIGFVHYRFVLEEDVPVVYVYELQMVPSAQGKGLGKFLMELIELIACKSQMGAVMLTVQKANNLAMAFYKKLRYVISSTSPSRVDPLCLQIGLEKNYEILCKACESEAKSKLEEGN, translated from the exons ATGGCGACGGCGGAGAAAAAGAGGCCtcggagcagcagcggcggcggcggcggcggcggcgtggagaagAGGCCGAGCAGGAAGCAG ATATTGGGGAGAAAGAAGGCTGTTGAAGAACTTATCAGGAAAGCTGTAGCCGTGAAGGATCATCTAGCGCAATTTCCTGATTTTCATAAGTATCAGAGAAATG GTCTTTTGGTCTACTTGGAGTCTGGACATGGAAATCAACTTCCATTATCAACAAGGAAGTACATCCAAAATCTTCTCAAG GTTAACATGGAGGGACAATATGGGCCAGAATGGCCTTCAGAAGAGAAAATTAAGCGCCGGGAAATGGTTGCCCCAGAAGCACGATATATCTTTGTCCGGCAATCTTCAAATGCCATTACCACCCAAAATATTATGAAGCAAGATTCCGGGCTAGAATTTACACATGAAGCATGTAATGAAGATCGCTTGATTGGTTTTGTACACTACAGATTTGTTTTGGAAGAAGATGTTCCTGTTGTTTATGTCTATGAGTTACAGATGGTGCCTTCTGCACAGGGGAAGGGGCTGGGAAAATTTCTAATGGAATTGATTGAACTTATAGCTTGTAAG AGCCAAATGGGAGCAGTGATGCTAACTGTTCAGAAAGCTAACAACCTTGCTATGGCTTTCTACAAGAAGTTGAG ATATGTAATATCCAGTACTTCGCCATCACGAGTAGATCCACTG TGTCTACAGATTGGGCTTGAAAAAAACTATGAGATTTTGTGCAAGGCATGTGAATCTGAAGCTAAGTCCAAATTAGAG GAAGGCAACTGA
- the LOC127762391 gene encoding uncharacterized protein LOC127762391: protein MEPSPEIPPPPPAFAAGGEGDPHAHTTAAARSSSSSSLFPLFPLSAPEESSAPAAGSQWLSNPSFSFDASSLNIPATASSSVPPPLSASSDEEEAPRPAPAKYDLLPYSPSPPASDEERRDRRKDRKRRKRRREKERYNSAEASRKPGVRAWAGSETKLAKDYYFDAKGDQDNLAFGSIYRMDIARYKSQNMPEARGLKRLLFHNLGVSVHMGHESDLDGLDSKARAGGRYYSAKYAVVERNKGFKHLKVLKKDNSAILPEDFIPLGIPSLPENNTTGEQELEESWEDEILRRTREFNKMSREFPHNEKIWLDFARFQDKVASTQPQKAARLQTTERKISILEKAVELNPDNEELLLCLLKAYGERDSTQNLLDKWEQILMKHPDSCKLWKQYLLLCQGEFSRFKVSDLRKSYAYAAQALSAACTKLCRQDTQYDRLEPKYSSLIHLELGLVDIFVNLCRFEWHTGHRELATALFQAQIEFSLFSPPLHLTTSSKQRLFEHFWNNGGARIGEDGALGWSRWLAKDEESRQNIDIQENTQETERGGWSGWFDPSLRTNSETSKVEPSTSDGNDAENPDDEDPSAQEDVESLLKKLGIDGDADYNSEVKDPKTWNRWSFMELSRDNEQWMPLHEKLGSLYSDDAPTGEDNDQLSRVILFEDITEFLFSLSSEEARFSLICQFIDFYGGKISRWTSTNSSSWIDRILSLEMITDDIQEDLSTVSNLIDKNQTSVHNKMVSLLGTMHEFSQRPGTAKFLKNAILLFLDVFPRNHILEEAVLVTPQIHTAQEKSLATPATASRALAKNLLKKDRQDLLLCGIYGRIEAMNGDFVKARHIFDLALSTSQGASEDLRKKVPILYFWYAEMELAIYASRNNSDSVDRAIHILSCLGDKAKYASFDGSISRPQVLKARQGFKEQIRSLRSSFASDGMKEESVALICSASLFESMTSGFASGLEVIEETFYMTPSENNHSLEFEELWMHYIKQLQKNLNQLSLSRVWPKISQGIQTYPYNPKSYAAMLTLGCLYSVSNNLRLTLDKFNQRDPSIIGLLFALSFELCKAGSDNRIHNLFERALTDDKLQKSVLLWRCYLAYEAEIACNASAARRVFFRAIHACPWSKRLWLDGFEKLSSILTLKELSDLQEVMRDKELHIRTDIYEILLQDETDT, encoded by the exons ATGGAGCCATCGCCGGAgattccgccgccgccacccgccttcgccgccggcggagaaGGCGATCCGCATGCTCACAccacagccgccgcccgctcctcctcctcctcctctctatttcctctcttccccctctcgGCGCCCGAGGAATCCTCCGCCCCCGCGGCGGGGTCCCAGTGGCTCTCAAACCCTAGCTTCTCCTTCGACGCCTCCTCCCTCAACATCCCCGCCACTGCCTCCTCATCCGTACCGCCGCCGCTAAGCGCCTCGTCGGACGAAGAGGAGGCGCCACGGCCCGCACCTGCTAAGTATGACCTGCTGCCCtactcgccgtcgcctccggcctccgacgaggagaggagggacAGACGGAAGGataggaagaggaggaagcggaGGCGGGAGAAGGAGCGGTACAATAGCGCGGAAGCCTCGCGAAAGCCGGGGGTTCGCGCTTGGGCTGGGTCGGAGACGAAGTTGGCTAAGGATTACTACTTCGACGCCAAGGGCGACCAGGATAACTTGGCGTTTGGATCGATATACAG AATGGATATTGCACGCTACAAGTCTCAAAACATGCCAGAGGCACGTGGTCTAAAACGGCTTTTGTTTCATAACTTGGGTGTCTCGGTACATATGGGTCATGAGTCAGATTTAGATGGACTGGATAGCAAAGCAAGAGCTGGAGGTCGCTACTACTCGGCGAAATATGCAGTTGTAGAAAGAAATAAGGGTTTCAAACACCTAAAAGTATTGAAAAAGGATAACTCTGCAATTCTCCCAGAAGATTTTATCCCCCTAGGGATACCATCTCTTCCTGAAAATAACACTACTGGGGAACAGGAACTTGAAGAATCTTGGGAAGATGAAATACTTCGGAGGACACGAGAATTCAACAAGATGTCTCGGGAGTTCCCTCACAATGAGAAAATTTGGTTGGACTTTGCCCGATTCCAG GATAAAGTTGCCAGTACTCAACCTCAGAAAGCAGCCCGTTTGCAAACAACTGAAAGAAAAATTAGTATATTGGAAAAAGCTGTAGAGCTTAATCCAGATAATGAAGAATTATTGCTTTGTCTTCTGAAGGCATATGGTGAGAGGGATAGCACCCAGAATCTCCTGGATAAATGGGAGCAGATACTCATGAAACACCCGGATAGTTGTAAGTTATGGAAACAGTATCTACTTCTGTGTCAAGGGGAATTCTCCAGATTCAAAGTATCTGACCTACGGAAGTCTTACGCTTATGCAGCACAGGCTTTATCTGCAGCTTGTACTAAGCTATGTAGGCAG GATACACAATATGATCGTCTCGAACCTAAGTATTCTTCCTTAATTCATCTTGAACTCGGTCTAGTGGAtatatttgtgaatttgtgtCGGTTCGAATGGCATACTGGACATCGGGAATTAGCAACTGCACTATTTCAGGCTCAAATAGAATTTAGTTtattctcccctccccttcatCTGACCACAAGCAGTAAGCAAAGACTCTTTGAGCACTTCTGGAACAATGGTGGTGCTAGAATCGGAGAAGATGGGGCTCTTGGATGGTCCAGATGGTTGGCAAAAGATGAGGAGAGTAGACAAAATATAGATATACAAGAAAATACCCAAGAAACTGAAAGGGGTGGTTGGAGTGGTTGGTTTGATCCTTCTCTAAGGACTAATAGTGAAACAAGCAAAGTGGAACCATCGACATCTGATGGAAATGATGCAGAAAATCCAGATGATGAGGACCCATCTGCACAAGAAGATGTTGAATCTTTGCTGAAAAAGCTTGGGATTGATGGAGATGCTGATTACAATAGTGAAGTTAAAGATCCAAAAACGTGGAATAGATGGTCATTTATGGAGTTATCAAGGGATAATGAACAATGGATGCCTCTTCATGAAAAACTTG GATCACTTTATTCTGATGATGCTCCAACTGGAGAAGACAATGATCAGCTTTCCAGAGTAATTTTGTTTGAGGATATAACTGAGTTCCTGTTCTCTCTATCTTCTGAAGAGGCTCGCTTTTCTTTGATATGCCAATTCATTGATTTCTATGGTGGAAAAATTTCTAGATG GACATCCACCAACAGTTCAAGTTGGATTGATAGGATTTTGAGCCTAGAGATGATTACAGATGACATTCAGGAAGATCTTAGTACGGTGTCTAACCTTATAGACAAGAACCAAACTTCAGTTCATAATAAAATGGTGTCATTGTTAGGAACTATGCATGAATTTTCTCAAAGGCCTGGCACTGcgaaatttctgaaaaatgCAATATTGCTTTTCCTTGATGTATTCCCTCGTAATCATATCCTGGAGGAAGCTGTTCTTGTTACCCCCCAAATTCATACAGCTCAAGAAAAATCTCTGGCTACTCCAGCCACCGCATCCCGGGCTTTGGCCAAAAATCTATTGAAGAAAGACAGACAG GACCTTTTGCTTTGTGGAATATATGGACGAATTGAGGCTATGAATGGGGACTTTGTCAAAGCAAGGCATATATTCGACTTGGCACTATCAACTTCTCAAGGAGCTTCAGAG GATCTCAGGAAGAAGGTTCCTATTCTTTATTTTTGGTATGCTGAGATGGAGCTAGCAATATATGCTTCAAGAAACAATTCTGACTCTGTGGATCGTGCAATCCACATTCTGTCCTGCTTAGGGGACAAGGCGAAGTATGCTTCTTTTGATGGGTCTATATCACGACCTCAGGTGTTAAAGGCTCGTCAAGGATTTAAAGAGCAGATTAGAAGCTTGCGATCTTCATTTGCAAGTGATGGTATGAAAGAAGAGTCTGTTGCTCTAATCTGCTCAGCATCTTTGTTTGAGAGTATGACATCTGGTTTTGCTTCTGGTCTTGAAGTTATAGAAGAGACCTTTTATATGACACCTTCAG AGAACAACCATAGCTTAGAATTCGAAGAATTGTGGATGCACTACATCAAGCAGCTTCAGAAAAATCTTAATCAGTTGAGTCTCTCAAGGGTTTGGCCAAAAATATCGCAAGGAATACAAACATATCCGTACAACCCAAAATCATATGCAGCCATGTTAACTCTAGGTTGCCTTTACAGTGTTTCCAATAATCTACGTCTCACACTCGACAAATTTAATCAAAG GGATCCTTCCATAATTGGCTTGCTCTTTGCTTTGTCCTTTGAATTGTGCAAAGCTGGATCAGACAATAGAATACACAATCTGTTTGAGAGAGCTCTGACTGATGATAAGTTACAGAAATCCGTTCTGTTGTGGCGCTGTTATCTAGCTTATGAGGCAGAGATAGCTTGCAATGCTTCTGCAGCTCGGCGTGTGTTCTTCAGAGCTATACATGCCTGTCCATG GTCTAAACGATTATGGCTTGATGGATTTGAAAAACTGAGTTCAATTTTGACACTGAAAGAGTTGTCAGATCTCCAAGAAGTAATGCGTGACAAGGAATTGCACATTCGAACTGACATTTATGAGATACTCCTGCAAGATGAAACAGATACGTGA